One window from the genome of Tolypothrix sp. NIES-4075 encodes:
- a CDS encoding globin domain-containing protein — protein sequence MSLNIELLEQSFEKIKPRADEFAASFYEHLFTGHPELKPLFATTDMAKQQKKLLNALVLVVENLRNPEALEPVLNAMGKRHIGYGATAKYYGPVGEALLMSFEQYLQQDWTPEVKQAWVDAYRAITALMLKGAGAESVPKEAQLESKIPPKQAEYQLQSIPEKEPQELPVELLESSFKKIKPRADEFAASFYEHLFTGHPELKPLFATTDMAKQQKKLLNALVLVVENLRNPEALEPVLNAMGKRHIGYGATAKYYGPVGEALLMSFEQYLQQDWTPEVKQAWVDAYRAITALMLKGASAEYPPKVISDQKAAAEEKPSKLKESKPFQPEVEQQKKPLISMQWNGEILPKITAKISDKYQQFQPKFSVGQWGEILKQIPLKAIEAFWISPAWLVATVSAIIFTIFFVSIDENSLLGKALGAADTISLVVALVLVIKEAPDRRKQFHYQAWSIIDAAHGVKVSYARILALQDLNEDNVSLRGLDATGAELIDINLPKANLSAANFNESDLSNANLSNTNLDNANLSGAKVSGANLSHANLSFARLNKANLSSANLSSANLICADLSNANMSGVNLRNATLNGANLDGAYLTGANLKGAKVSISELSAAFIEGAIMPDGSKHQSQKASK from the coding sequence AGAAAAAGCTGCTTAATGCTCTGGTTTTAGTAGTAGAAAATCTCCGCAATCCGGAGGCTTTAGAGCCTGTTCTCAACGCGATGGGAAAAAGACACATTGGATATGGAGCAACTGCCAAATATTATGGACCAGTTGGAGAAGCACTGCTGATGTCTTTTGAGCAGTATCTCCAACAAGATTGGACACCCGAAGTAAAGCAAGCGTGGGTAGATGCCTACAGAGCAATTACCGCTTTGATGTTAAAAGGTGCTGGTGCAGAATCTGTACCAAAAGAAGCTCAATTAGAGTCGAAAATACCACCCAAACAAGCAGAATATCAACTACAGTCAATCCCAGAAAAAGAGCCTCAGGAGTTACCCGTAGAGTTACTCGAAAGCAGTTTCAAGAAAATTAAACCTCGCGCTGATGAATTTGCCGCTAGTTTTTACGAACACCTGTTTACAGGACACCCAGAACTGAAACCGCTGTTTGCCACAACTGATATGGCAAAGCAACAGAAAAAGCTGCTTAATGCTCTGGTTTTAGTAGTAGAAAATCTCCGCAATCCGGAGGCTTTAGAGCCTGTTCTCAACGCGATGGGAAAAAGACACATTGGATATGGAGCAACTGCCAAATATTATGGACCAGTTGGAGAAGCACTGCTGATGTCTTTTGAGCAGTATCTCCAACAAGATTGGACACCCGAAGTAAAGCAAGCGTGGGTAGATGCCTACAGAGCAATTACCGCTTTGATGTTAAAAGGTGCTAGTGCAGAATATCCACCAAAAGTTATCTCAGATCAAAAAGCAGCAGCCGAAGAAAAGCCAAGTAAATTAAAGGAATCTAAACCATTTCAGCCAGAAGTAGAGCAACAGAAAAAGCCTTTAATATCGATGCAGTGGAATGGTGAAATTCTCCCAAAAATCACAGCGAAAATTAGCGACAAATATCAGCAATTTCAACCAAAATTCTCAGTTGGGCAGTGGGGTGAAATCCTCAAACAAATTCCACTTAAAGCCATCGAGGCTTTCTGGATATCACCAGCATGGTTAGTTGCTACTGTTTCAGCCATCATATTCACAATATTTTTTGTGAGCATTGATGAAAATTCTTTGCTGGGAAAGGCTCTCGGTGCTGCTGATACTATTAGTCTCGTAGTTGCTTTAGTTCTAGTCATTAAAGAAGCTCCCGATCGCAGAAAACAATTTCACTACCAAGCTTGGAGTATCATCGACGCAGCGCACGGTGTAAAAGTTAGCTATGCCAGAATTCTAGCACTCCAAGATTTAAATGAAGATAATGTTTCTCTTAGAGGTTTAGATGCTACGGGTGCAGAGTTAATAGATATTAATCTCCCCAAAGCCAATCTGAGTGCAGCCAATTTTAACGAAAGCGACCTCAGTAATGCCAATCTAAGTAACACTAACCTCGATAATGCTAACCTCTCTGGTGCTAAAGTTTCTGGTGCTAATCTCAGTCATGCCAATCTGAGTTTTGCTCGGTTGAATAAGGCTAACCTCAGTAGTGCGAACCTCAGCAGCGCTAATTTGATTTGTGCTGACTTGAGTAATGCGAATATGAGCGGTGTCAATTTGAGAAATGCTACTTTGAATGGTGCTAACTTAGATGGTGCCTACCTAACTGGTGCAAATTTAAAAGGTGCTAAAGTGAGCATTTCTGAACTTAGTGCTGCTTTTATTGAAGGTGCGATTATGCCTGATGGTTCAAAACATCAGTCTCAGAAAGCTTCAAAATAG
- a CDS encoding AAA family ATPase, producing MRKKIDALTQNLALTIVGKSEAIRLVLVALLGGGHALLEDVPGVGKTLLAKSLARSIDGKFQRLQCTPDLLPTDITGVNIWNPKSGEFSFLPGPIFANVLLADEINRATPRTQSALLEVMEEQQVTVDGVSRAVPTPFFVIATQNPIEYQGTFPLPEAQMDRFMLSLSLGYPSEAEELQMLQSVDKNIKVADLQPCITLAEVQELRQICAQVRVESSLQQYILELVRATRQDEEISLGVSPRGTMALQRATQALAFLLGRDYAIPDDVKFLAPYVLCHRLIPAGGRRARTVMERLLRIVPIP from the coding sequence ATGAGAAAAAAAATTGACGCGCTAACACAAAATCTCGCTCTTACCATCGTTGGTAAAAGTGAGGCAATACGTTTAGTATTAGTTGCTTTGTTAGGTGGTGGTCACGCTTTGCTAGAAGATGTCCCCGGAGTCGGTAAAACCCTGCTGGCAAAGTCTCTAGCTCGTTCTATTGATGGCAAATTTCAACGCTTACAATGCACCCCAGATTTACTTCCTACTGACATTACTGGTGTCAATATTTGGAACCCAAAAAGCGGCGAATTTAGCTTTCTCCCCGGTCCAATATTTGCCAATGTGCTGCTAGCTGATGAAATCAATCGTGCTACACCCCGCACTCAGTCAGCTTTGCTGGAAGTTATGGAAGAACAACAAGTAACGGTAGATGGTGTTTCTCGCGCTGTTCCGACACCTTTTTTTGTGATTGCGACTCAAAACCCCATCGAATATCAAGGTACTTTTCCCTTGCCAGAAGCGCAGATGGATCGGTTTATGCTTTCTTTGAGTTTGGGCTATCCTTCTGAGGCAGAAGAATTACAGATGCTGCAAAGTGTGGATAAGAATATCAAAGTTGCTGATTTACAACCTTGTATTACTTTGGCAGAGGTGCAAGAATTGCGCCAAATTTGCGCTCAGGTAAGAGTGGAAAGCTCATTGCAACAGTATATTTTGGAATTGGTGCGGGCAACGCGCCAAGATGAGGAAATTTCTCTTGGTGTCAGTCCTCGCGGTACAATGGCTCTGCAAAGAGCTACGCAGGCGTTAGCTTTTCTGTTAGGACGTGATTATGCGATTCCGGATGATGTGAAGTTTCTTGCTCCTTATGTTCTTTGCCATCGTCTGATTCCAGCGGGAGGACGCAGGGCAAGAACTGTGATGGAGCGGTTATTAAGAATAGTTCCTATTCCATAA